Proteins encoded within one genomic window of Amycolatopsis nigrescens CSC17Ta-90:
- a CDS encoding helix-turn-helix domain-containing protein produces MTTLVRTSDVPAKERTDLWRAAASEAYVPLDMRLDDADAFSGRILGQVFGELRIGEVIADAHQAHRTGKLIGRHEQQPHYKLSMPVRGYCLVQQDGREASLTPGDLAIYDTSRPYTVIFQDTCQMLTLMFPRRNLHLPADRLADITASRVSGRHSVGALLSPLLFNLVSRMDEIDGAQSLRLADNVVDMVATLFAGELGEDPAKIAVGQRCLTLRVKAFIEAHLDDTDLTPGTIAAAMHISTGYLHKLFRREHTTVSRWIRERRLEHCRRDLRDPGQAELAVSSVAAHWGFIDAAHFSRLFKAAYGLPPREYRIISEGDANIRLDATS; encoded by the coding sequence ATGACCACGCTCGTGCGCACCAGCGACGTACCGGCCAAGGAACGCACCGACCTGTGGCGGGCAGCGGCCTCCGAGGCTTACGTGCCGCTGGACATGCGGCTCGACGACGCCGATGCCTTCTCCGGCCGCATCCTCGGCCAGGTCTTCGGTGAGCTGCGCATCGGCGAGGTGATCGCCGACGCGCACCAGGCGCACCGGACCGGCAAGCTGATCGGCCGTCATGAGCAGCAACCGCACTACAAGCTGAGCATGCCGGTGCGGGGCTACTGCCTGGTCCAGCAGGACGGCAGGGAGGCTTCGCTGACGCCGGGTGACCTGGCGATCTACGACACCTCGCGGCCGTACACGGTGATCTTCCAGGACACCTGCCAGATGCTGACCCTGATGTTCCCGCGCCGCAACCTGCACCTGCCGGCGGACCGGCTGGCCGACATCACCGCGAGCCGGGTCTCCGGCCGGCACAGCGTGGGCGCGCTGCTGTCCCCGCTGCTGTTCAACCTGGTGTCCAGAATGGACGAGATCGACGGGGCGCAGTCGTTGCGGCTGGCGGACAACGTGGTGGACATGGTGGCCACCTTGTTCGCCGGCGAGCTTGGCGAGGATCCGGCGAAGATCGCGGTCGGGCAGCGCTGCCTGACGTTGCGGGTGAAGGCGTTCATCGAGGCGCACCTCGACGACACCGACCTGACGCCGGGCACCATCGCGGCGGCCATGCACATCTCGACCGGCTACCTGCACAAGCTGTTCCGGCGCGAGCACACCACGGTGTCCCGCTGGATCAGGGAACGCCGCCTCGAACACTGCCGCCGCGACCTGCGCGACCCCGGCCAGGCGGAACTGGCGGTGAGCAGCGTGGCCGCGCACTGGGGGTTCATCGACGCGGCGCATTTCAGCCGCCTGTTCAAAGCCGCCTACGGCCTCCCACCCCGCGAATACCGCATCATCAGCGAAGGCGACGCCAACATCCGCCTAGACGCCACCTCGTGA
- the hpaE gene encoding 5-carboxymethyl-2-hydroxymuconate semialdehyde dehydrogenase, whose protein sequence is MTASASHRPADLPERIRHFIGGEQVDSLSGATFEVLDPATNLSYGTAAAGQAEDVDRAVLAARNAFTDGPWPGLEARARARILYRIGDAIEAREQRLAELESFDTGLPITQAKGQAKRAAENFRFFGDLIVSLHDESYSVPGKQLNYVLRKPTGVAGLITPWNTPFMLESWKLAPALASGCTVVLKPAEFTPLSAGLWPEILADAGLPEGVFNLVNGIGEEAGQALVDHPSVPLISFTGETSTGQLIMQRSAAHLKGLSMELGGKSPVVVFADADLDAALDSAVFGVFSLNGERCTAGSRVLVERARYEEFAARFAERAKNVVVGPPHDPATEVGALVHPEHYRRVLGYVELGRTEATLLAGGSRPDHLPEGNYLTPTVFADVKPDARIFQEEIFGPVVALTPFDTEAEAIALANDVRYGLAGYVWTSDLKRGHRVAGSIDAGMVWLNSHNVRDLRTPFGGVKSSGVGHEGGWRSIDFYAPEHIVHVALGDVPTPRFGSKELPK, encoded by the coding sequence ATGACAGCGTCCGCGTCCCACCGCCCGGCCGACCTGCCGGAGCGGATCCGGCACTTCATCGGCGGCGAGCAGGTGGACAGCCTGTCCGGCGCCACCTTCGAGGTGCTGGACCCGGCGACCAACCTCAGCTACGGCACCGCCGCGGCGGGCCAGGCCGAGGACGTCGACCGGGCGGTGCTCGCCGCCCGCAACGCATTCACCGACGGCCCGTGGCCAGGGCTCGAAGCCAGGGCACGCGCACGGATCCTCTACCGCATCGGCGACGCCATCGAGGCCAGGGAGCAACGGCTGGCCGAGCTGGAGTCCTTCGACACCGGCCTGCCGATCACCCAGGCCAAGGGGCAGGCCAAGCGGGCGGCGGAGAACTTCCGGTTCTTCGGCGACCTGATCGTCTCGCTGCACGACGAGTCGTACTCGGTGCCGGGCAAACAGCTGAACTACGTGCTCCGCAAACCGACCGGGGTGGCCGGGCTGATCACGCCGTGGAACACACCGTTCATGCTGGAGAGCTGGAAACTGGCGCCGGCACTGGCTTCCGGCTGCACCGTGGTGCTCAAACCCGCCGAGTTCACCCCGCTCTCGGCCGGGCTGTGGCCGGAGATCCTGGCCGACGCCGGACTGCCGGAAGGCGTGTTCAACCTGGTCAACGGGATCGGCGAGGAAGCAGGGCAGGCGCTGGTGGACCATCCGTCCGTGCCGCTGATCTCGTTCACCGGGGAGACCAGCACCGGGCAGCTGATCATGCAGCGGTCCGCGGCGCACCTGAAGGGCCTGTCCATGGAGCTCGGCGGGAAGTCCCCGGTGGTGGTGTTCGCCGACGCCGATCTGGACGCCGCGCTGGATTCCGCGGTGTTCGGGGTGTTCTCCCTCAACGGCGAGCGCTGCACGGCGGGTTCGCGCGTGCTGGTGGAGCGCGCCAGGTACGAGGAGTTCGCCGCGCGGTTCGCCGAGCGCGCGAAGAACGTGGTGGTCGGCCCGCCGCACGACCCGGCCACCGAGGTCGGCGCACTGGTGCACCCCGAGCACTACCGGCGCGTGCTGGGGTACGTCGAACTCGGCCGCACCGAGGCCACCCTGCTGGCGGGCGGCTCGCGCCCGGATCACCTGCCCGAGGGCAACTACCTGACGCCAACGGTGTTCGCCGATGTCAAACCGGACGCCCGGATCTTCCAGGAGGAGATCTTCGGCCCGGTGGTCGCGCTGACCCCGTTCGACACCGAGGCCGAGGCGATCGCGCTGGCCAACGACGTGCGCTACGGCCTCGCCGGCTACGTGTGGACCAGCGACCTCAAGCGCGGTCACCGGGTCGCCGGGTCCATCGACGCCGGCATGGTCTGGCTGAACTCGCACAACGTCCGCGATCTGCGCACCCCCTTCGGCGGGGTGAAGAGCAGCGGCGTCGGGCACGAGGGCGGCTGGCGCAGCATCGACTTCTACGCGCCAGAGCACATCGTGCACGTGGCGCTCGGCGACGTGCCGACCCCGCGGTTCGGCTCGAAGGAGTTGCCGAAATGA
- a CDS encoding SDR family NAD(P)-dependent oxidoreductase, whose translation MTGFPSDSAARLAGKVAVITGGGTGIGAATARRFVAEGGDVVLVGRRESLLWTVAEELGGNAVIVPADVTDQSAVRDVVAVAAERFGGMDVVVANAGGHGLGAAGDLADVDWKLSLDANLTSTFVTVRECLPELKRRRGCVVVVSSIAGLAAGPEACGYVTAKHALIGLTRSLARDYGRHGVRVNALCPGWVRTPMADGEMDELAAAKGIDRAEAYALVTRHTPLGRPAEAAEIAAVIAFLASPDASFLTGSVVVADGGAGAVDLPTIAFDEDPQVSGRE comes from the coding sequence GTGACTGGTTTTCCTTCCGACTCGGCGGCGCGGCTGGCCGGCAAGGTCGCGGTGATCACCGGCGGTGGCACCGGAATCGGGGCGGCGACCGCACGGCGGTTCGTCGCCGAAGGCGGTGACGTGGTGCTCGTCGGCCGCCGGGAAAGTCTCTTGTGGACGGTGGCGGAAGAGCTGGGTGGGAACGCCGTGATCGTGCCGGCCGACGTCACCGACCAGTCCGCGGTGCGCGACGTGGTCGCGGTGGCGGCCGAACGGTTCGGCGGCATGGACGTCGTGGTGGCCAACGCGGGCGGGCACGGGCTCGGTGCGGCGGGCGATCTCGCCGACGTGGACTGGAAGCTGAGCCTGGACGCCAACCTGACCAGCACGTTCGTCACGGTCCGGGAATGCCTGCCCGAGCTGAAGCGGCGGCGTGGCTGCGTGGTCGTGGTGTCCTCGATCGCCGGGCTGGCCGCCGGTCCGGAAGCATGCGGGTACGTCACCGCGAAGCACGCGCTGATCGGCCTGACCCGCTCGCTGGCTCGCGATTACGGCCGGCACGGCGTGCGGGTCAACGCGCTGTGCCCCGGCTGGGTGCGCACTCCGATGGCGGACGGGGAAATGGACGAGCTGGCGGCGGCGAAGGGCATCGACCGCGCCGAGGCATACGCGTTGGTGACCAGACATACGCCGCTGGGCCGTCCGGCCGAAGCCGCGGAGATCGCCGCGGTGATCGCCTTCCTGGCGTCCCCGGACGCCTCGTTCCTGACCGGTTCGGTGGTCGTGGCCGACGGCGGGGCGGGCGCGGTCGACCTGCCCACCATCGCCTTCGACGAAGATCCCCAGGTCAGCGGTCGTGAGTGA
- a CDS encoding ABC transporter permease — protein MTDRLEREETAPPTTDGARPGSGPSAGWLRRLPQAESSSVLAALVVLVVLIGVLQPGFFNPAQLRDVLQGSIYVALAAAGMCFLLSMREIDLSVGANFALSLIAAALLMRSGLNPWLAVVAGVALGALMGLVNALIVQVVAIPAIVATLATMQVFRGLALALADGQQVTGLPLDDSFFTVVGGTALGLPAGVWVLIAVAAVLTVVLRLTPFGYRVRSIGSNPEAATYSGISIARTRMAVLVLVGALAGLAGALGLAFFTSGDPNVGAGLELQAIAAAVIGGTPLRGGSATVFGAVFGAILLGVVASGLVYFDIPANWSSFASGTVVLLAVAVDSLLRSRRRARRNEFGL, from the coding sequence ATGACCGATCGGCTGGAGCGCGAGGAAACCGCGCCCCCGACGACCGACGGCGCGCGGCCAGGCTCCGGCCCGTCGGCGGGCTGGCTGCGCCGGCTCCCGCAGGCCGAGTCCAGCAGCGTGCTCGCCGCACTGGTCGTGCTCGTGGTGCTGATCGGCGTGCTGCAGCCGGGGTTCTTCAACCCCGCCCAGCTGCGCGACGTGCTGCAGGGCTCGATCTACGTGGCACTCGCCGCCGCGGGCATGTGCTTTCTGCTGTCCATGCGCGAGATCGACCTTTCCGTGGGCGCCAACTTCGCGCTGTCGCTGATCGCCGCCGCGTTGCTCATGCGATCCGGACTCAACCCCTGGCTGGCGGTGGTCGCGGGGGTCGCGCTCGGCGCGCTGATGGGGCTGGTGAACGCGCTGATCGTGCAGGTGGTGGCCATCCCGGCGATCGTCGCCACGCTGGCCACCATGCAGGTCTTCCGCGGGCTCGCGCTCGCGCTGGCGGACGGCCAGCAGGTCACCGGGCTGCCGCTGGACGACTCGTTCTTCACCGTGGTCGGCGGCACCGCGCTCGGGCTGCCGGCCGGGGTGTGGGTGCTGATCGCGGTCGCCGCGGTGCTCACCGTCGTGCTCCGGCTGACCCCGTTCGGCTACCGGGTCCGCTCGATCGGGTCCAACCCCGAGGCCGCCACCTACTCCGGCATCTCCATCGCGCGGACCAGGATGGCCGTGCTGGTGCTGGTCGGCGCGCTGGCCGGCCTGGCGGGCGCGCTGGGACTCGCCTTCTTCACCTCCGGTGACCCGAACGTGGGCGCCGGGCTGGAGTTGCAGGCGATCGCGGCGGCGGTCATCGGCGGCACGCCACTGCGCGGCGGCAGCGCCACCGTGTTCGGCGCGGTGTTCGGCGCAATCCTGCTCGGCGTGGTGGCCAGCGGGCTCGTCTATTTCGACATCCCGGCCAACTGGAGCTCCTTCGCCAGCGGAACGGTCGTGCTGCTGGCGGTCGCGGTGGACAGCCTGTTGCGGAGCAGGCGACGCGCACGCCGGAACGAATTCGGTCTCTAG
- a CDS encoding sugar ABC transporter substrate-binding protein — protein sequence MVLRSRPARFAPLGAACLLLVTAACGAAPSGSDGPKSGTLKMAFSYATTSQNPFQEMAFGAKAGAEDAGNVDLAENAPPGINGPAQVSQFQSAIRTAPDGIALQTLTPDLFVRPLKQAADAGVPVVSVDTVPPAGSAVGLYVGNSNTDLGRRLGTEMLAHIPPGTTGEVVLGNDIPGLALLEQRLAGMKAVLQEQRPELTISGPFNSGSEPAANFNAWNDLVKAHPNAIAYLGAGASDAVSLALIQKNSGRRFLVGSCDPDPQALLGVKEGYVAALASPEHWLKGYVATRLLAEHAKSGKPLEQGWWNTGSLIVNAANIDEIMARQVDESTRKAWFAAEAAKQVADPKPHLRPLTEAN from the coding sequence ATGGTTCTGCGCTCCCGTCCCGCACGGTTCGCCCCGCTGGGCGCCGCGTGCCTGCTACTCGTCACGGCCGCCTGCGGAGCCGCTCCCAGCGGCTCGGACGGGCCCAAGAGCGGCACTCTCAAGATGGCCTTCAGCTATGCGACGACCTCCCAGAATCCCTTCCAGGAGATGGCTTTCGGCGCGAAGGCCGGGGCTGAAGATGCGGGCAACGTCGATCTCGCCGAGAACGCGCCGCCGGGGATCAACGGCCCGGCGCAGGTCTCCCAGTTCCAATCCGCGATCCGCACCGCACCGGACGGCATCGCGTTGCAGACGCTGACCCCGGACCTGTTCGTCCGGCCGCTGAAGCAGGCCGCCGACGCCGGCGTGCCGGTGGTCTCGGTGGACACCGTGCCGCCGGCGGGCAGCGCCGTCGGGCTCTACGTCGGCAACAGCAACACCGATCTCGGCAGGCGGCTCGGCACCGAGATGCTCGCGCACATTCCCCCCGGCACCACCGGTGAAGTGGTGCTCGGCAACGACATTCCCGGGCTCGCGCTGCTCGAACAGCGACTGGCCGGGATGAAGGCGGTGCTCCAGGAGCAGCGGCCGGAGCTGACCATCAGCGGGCCGTTCAACTCCGGTTCCGAGCCGGCGGCGAACTTCAACGCCTGGAACGACCTGGTCAAGGCGCATCCGAACGCCATCGCCTATCTCGGTGCCGGCGCTTCGGACGCGGTGTCGCTGGCCCTGATCCAGAAGAACTCCGGCCGCCGGTTCCTGGTCGGCTCCTGCGACCCCGACCCGCAGGCGCTGCTCGGGGTGAAGGAAGGCTATGTGGCGGCACTAGCGTCCCCGGAACACTGGCTCAAGGGTTATGTCGCGACCCGTCTGCTGGCCGAGCACGCCAAATCGGGCAAGCCGCTGGAGCAGGGCTGGTGGAACACCGGCTCGCTGATCGTCAATGCCGCCAACATCGACGAGATCATGGCCAGGCAGGTCGACGAGAGCACCCGCAAGGCATGGTTCGCAGCGGAGGCGGCCAAGCAGGTCGCCGACCCGAAGCCGCACCTGCGGCCGCTGACCGAGGCGAACTGA
- the dapA gene encoding 4-hydroxy-tetrahydrodipicolinate synthase — MKFRGDPSRITGSIAPVVTPFTEDDALDLTSLRALVRWQLASGSHGISLGGSTGEPGAQTTAERAEAIRATAEVVADQVPFLPGTGSAKLDETLELTSIAQDAGADAALIITPYYARPTQEALYRWYATIAAEFPDLPLVIYNVPSRTAVDIAPATVGRLFREFDNIVGIKETTKDFEHFSRVIHECGPELLVWSGIELLCLPLLALGGSGFVSAVANLAPAAVAEMYRAWTEGEFERARELHYGLHPLVDLIFAETNPAPAKWVLARRGLIASPYVRPPLITPTEAGQATIERLLGEGAGLLSPIEGAAS; from the coding sequence ATGAAGTTCCGCGGCGACCCGAGCCGGATAACCGGTTCCATCGCGCCGGTGGTCACCCCGTTCACCGAGGACGACGCGCTGGACCTGACCAGCCTGCGCGCGCTCGTCCGCTGGCAGCTGGCCAGCGGCTCGCACGGGATCTCGCTCGGCGGTTCCACCGGCGAGCCCGGCGCGCAGACCACGGCCGAGCGCGCCGAGGCCATCCGCGCCACCGCCGAGGTGGTCGCCGACCAGGTGCCCTTCCTGCCCGGCACCGGCTCGGCCAAGCTCGACGAGACCCTGGAGCTGACCTCGATCGCCCAGGACGCCGGCGCGGACGCCGCGCTGATCATCACCCCGTATTACGCCCGCCCCACCCAGGAAGCCCTGTACCGGTGGTACGCCACGATCGCCGCTGAGTTCCCGGACCTGCCGCTGGTGATCTACAACGTGCCGTCGCGCACCGCGGTGGACATCGCGCCGGCCACCGTCGGCAGGCTGTTCCGCGAGTTCGACAACATCGTCGGGATCAAGGAGACGACGAAGGACTTCGAGCACTTCTCGCGGGTGATCCACGAGTGCGGGCCGGAGCTGCTGGTGTGGTCCGGGATCGAGCTGCTCTGCCTGCCGCTGCTGGCCCTCGGCGGCAGCGGCTTCGTCAGCGCGGTGGCCAATCTCGCGCCGGCGGCGGTGGCCGAGATGTACCGCGCCTGGACCGAAGGCGAGTTCGAACGAGCGCGCGAGCTGCACTACGGGCTGCACCCGCTGGTCGACCTGATTTTCGCGGAGACCAATCCCGCACCGGCCAAATGGGTGCTGGCCCGGCGCGGCCTGATCGCGTCACCGTACGTCCGCCCGCCGCTGATCACCCCGACCGAAGCCGGGCAGGCCACCATCGAGCGGCTGCTCGGCGAGGGCGCCGGACTGCTCTCCCCGATCGAAGGAGCCGCCTCATGA
- a CDS encoding GMC family oxidoreductase: MSAAELTADYIVVGAGTAGSVLARRLVDAGARVLLLEAGGPATNPAIDDPLRMHELWHSTEDWDYFTVPQPSAAGRRLHLPRGRVIGGSHALNATIHVRGNPADYDHWAALGNTGWAWRDVRPVFERIESGPLRFHTGFEPDPVQSAILAAAQETGIPFNPDYNSGRQEGVSTLALTLADGRRCTTASTYLTPVLDRPNLTVLSGAEAHRLLFSGGRVSGVRFARAGELLEASAEAEVVLAAGALGSPALLQRSGIGPADTLRAADVPVLLDLPGVGRNLQDHWLVPVIFSAEREIRHRPGLPHAQTHLFWHSGEGLPAPDLQPLHFSVPLYEPWMSGPPNGFSLMAGLVRPAGTGTVAITGPDPAHELHIDPGVLAAESDLTRLVAAVRLCQEIGHAPALWEWGADERYPGRADLTDYVRRAVLTYHHQAGTCRMGVHEDAVVGPDLLVRGIDGLRVADASIMPAVTTGNTNTPAILIAEQAAALLGCPGSEASRIQEVR, encoded by the coding sequence ATGTCAGCCGCTGAGCTCACCGCCGACTACATCGTGGTCGGCGCCGGTACGGCGGGCTCGGTGCTGGCCCGGCGCCTCGTCGACGCCGGCGCGCGGGTGCTGCTGCTCGAGGCGGGCGGCCCGGCCACCAACCCGGCCATCGACGACCCGCTGCGGATGCACGAGCTGTGGCATTCCACAGAGGACTGGGACTACTTCACCGTGCCCCAGCCGTCGGCCGCGGGACGGCGGCTGCACCTGCCGCGCGGGCGGGTGATCGGCGGGTCGCACGCGCTCAACGCCACCATCCACGTGCGCGGCAACCCGGCCGACTACGACCACTGGGCCGCGCTCGGCAACACCGGCTGGGCCTGGCGGGACGTGCGGCCGGTGTTCGAGCGGATCGAAAGCGGCCCGCTGCGTTTTCACACCGGTTTCGAGCCGGATCCCGTGCAGTCCGCCATCTTGGCCGCCGCGCAGGAGACCGGGATCCCGTTCAACCCGGACTACAACTCCGGCCGACAGGAAGGCGTCAGCACGCTCGCGCTGACCCTGGCCGACGGCCGGCGGTGCACCACCGCTTCGACCTACCTCACCCCGGTGCTCGACCGGCCGAACCTGACCGTGCTCAGCGGCGCCGAGGCGCACCGGCTGCTGTTCAGCGGCGGGCGGGTGTCCGGGGTCCGGTTCGCCCGCGCCGGCGAGCTGCTGGAGGCGAGCGCCGAGGCGGAGGTCGTGCTCGCCGCCGGCGCGCTCGGTTCGCCCGCGCTGCTGCAACGCTCCGGCATCGGCCCCGCCGACACGTTGCGCGCGGCGGACGTGCCGGTGCTGCTGGACCTGCCGGGGGTGGGACGCAACCTGCAGGACCACTGGCTGGTGCCGGTGATCTTCTCGGCCGAACGCGAGATCCGGCACCGGCCGGGGCTGCCGCATGCGCAGACCCACCTGTTCTGGCACAGCGGTGAGGGCCTGCCCGCGCCCGATCTGCAGCCGCTGCACTTCAGCGTGCCGCTGTACGAGCCGTGGATGTCCGGACCGCCCAACGGTTTCTCGTTGATGGCCGGCCTGGTCCGGCCGGCCGGCACTGGCACGGTGGCGATCACCGGGCCGGACCCGGCGCACGAGCTGCACATCGACCCCGGGGTGCTGGCCGCGGAGTCCGACCTGACCCGGCTGGTGGCGGCGGTGCGGCTGTGCCAGGAGATCGGGCACGCGCCGGCGCTGTGGGAGTGGGGTGCCGACGAGCGGTATCCCGGCCGCGCAGACCTGACCGACTACGTCCGGCGCGCCGTGCTGACCTACCACCACCAGGCCGGTACCTGCCGGATGGGCGTGCACGAGGACGCCGTCGTCGGCCCGGACCTGCTGGTGCGCGGGATCGACGGGCTGCGGGTCGCGGACGCGTCGATCATGCCGGCGGTCACCACCGGCAACACCAACACCCCGGCCATCTTGATCGCCGAACAGGCCGCCGCCCTGCTCGGTTGTCCCGGTTCCGAGGCAAGCCGCATCCAGGAGGTTCGATGA
- the hpaD gene encoding 3,4-dihydroxyphenylacetate 2,3-dioxygenase — MTTPPDVIRAGYAELVVTDLAAARWFYVDVLGLVVTAEEPDALYLRAFEEYLHHSLVLRQGDAPALNRLAYRVRGPGELDAAERYYAELGVPAHRVPAGTTRGIGEAVRLQDPLGFPVEYFHDAEHTPRFTQRYDLQPANALARLDHFNVVVPDVRAAHAYYVGLGFGVSETIEDADDNLYAAWLYRKQTVHDIALTSGDGPRLHHIAFATRERAQILHTCDLLGSLHREQHIERGPGRHGVSNAFYLYLRDPDGHRIEIYTSDYYTGDPDNPTVRWDVLDNRRRSFWGHQVVPSWYAEASPVLGADGLPMPTSPPPIREAGTIIGADGFGVTDEANGFKLGHQS, encoded by the coding sequence ATGACCACTCCGCCGGACGTGATCAGGGCCGGTTACGCCGAACTGGTCGTCACCGACCTCGCCGCCGCCCGCTGGTTCTACGTGGACGTGCTGGGCTTGGTGGTGACCGCCGAGGAACCCGACGCCTTGTACCTGCGCGCCTTCGAGGAGTACCTGCACCACAGCCTGGTGCTGCGCCAAGGCGACGCGCCCGCGCTGAACAGGCTCGCCTACCGGGTGCGCGGCCCCGGCGAGCTGGACGCGGCCGAGCGGTACTACGCCGAGCTCGGCGTACCGGCGCACCGGGTACCGGCCGGCACGACCCGCGGGATCGGGGAGGCCGTCCGGCTGCAGGACCCGCTCGGCTTCCCGGTCGAGTACTTCCACGACGCCGAGCACACCCCGCGGTTCACCCAGCGCTACGACCTCCAGCCCGCCAACGCGCTGGCCAGGCTGGACCACTTCAACGTGGTGGTGCCCGACGTCCGCGCTGCGCACGCGTACTACGTCGGGCTCGGTTTCGGCGTCTCCGAGACCATCGAGGACGCCGACGACAACCTCTACGCGGCCTGGCTGTACCGGAAGCAGACCGTGCACGACATCGCGCTGACCTCCGGCGACGGGCCGCGGCTGCACCACATCGCCTTCGCCACCAGGGAACGCGCCCAGATCCTGCACACCTGCGACCTGCTCGGCTCGCTGCACCGGGAACAGCACATCGAACGCGGCCCCGGCCGGCACGGGGTGTCGAACGCGTTCTACCTGTACCTGCGGGACCCGGACGGGCACCGGATCGAGATCTACACCAGCGACTACTACACCGGCGACCCGGACAACCCGACCGTCCGCTGGGACGTGCTGGACAACCGGCGCCGCTCGTTCTGGGGTCATCAGGTGGTGCCGTCCTGGTACGCCGAGGCCTCCCCCGTGCTGGGCGCGGACGGGCTGCCGATGCCGACCAGCCCGCCGCCGATCCGCGAAGCCGGCACCATCATCGGCGCGGACGGTTTCGGCGTCACCGACGAGGCCAACGGGTTCAAGCTCGGCCACCAGTCCTGA
- a CDS encoding sugar ABC transporter ATP-binding protein: MNVLDVQGAGKTYGGVVALDDASLSVRAGSVHALLGENGAGKSTLIKIVSGAVRPDRGSVSLQGRAQTFASTADAAAHGVAVVSQELNLFPDLDVLANLYPMREPKRGPFLSRTTMAARAAPVLAQLGLDVDVRQPLSELSLAQRQLVEIAKALLTEPKVLILDEPTSALEAASTERLVGILRTLRQREVAVVFVSHLLEEVMALCDEITVLREGRTALAGAARDEVDMTSVVTAMLGHRREIRPKSAPPADPGAKSRLFARSAASESALEFAEVTVPGRLSGASFVAEQGEVLGLAGLVGAGHSAVLEVVAGLRQATAGKVRLLGDAHAPRNLRAAINAGVALVSGDRQRLGLMSDKPLWENVAQVSSVALGRDGALVHAAALRRRAADMAERLRIRASHVDVPCGLLSGGNQQKVVLAKWLQARPRVMLLDDPTRGVGISGKDEIHALLRTVAAEGTIVLLCSTDLDELAMVCDRVLVFHRQTLCGTLHGTTPHTILHAMNTGALPER; this comes from the coding sequence ATGAACGTGCTCGACGTCCAGGGCGCCGGCAAGACCTACGGCGGTGTCGTCGCGCTGGACGACGCGAGCCTGAGCGTGCGCGCCGGCTCGGTACACGCGCTGCTCGGTGAGAACGGCGCCGGGAAGTCCACCCTGATCAAGATCGTCTCCGGCGCGGTGCGGCCGGACCGCGGCTCGGTGTCGCTCCAGGGCCGTGCGCAGACCTTCGCCTCCACCGCCGACGCGGCCGCGCACGGGGTGGCCGTGGTCTCGCAGGAGCTGAACCTGTTCCCCGACCTGGACGTGCTGGCGAACCTCTACCCGATGCGGGAGCCGAAACGGGGCCCCTTTCTCAGCCGCACCACGATGGCCGCCCGCGCCGCACCGGTGCTCGCCCAGCTCGGTCTCGACGTGGATGTCCGGCAACCGCTCAGCGAGCTGTCGCTGGCCCAAAGGCAGCTGGTGGAGATCGCCAAGGCGCTGCTCACCGAGCCCAAGGTGCTCATCCTCGACGAGCCGACCTCGGCGCTGGAAGCCGCCAGCACGGAACGGCTGGTCGGCATCCTGCGCACGCTCCGGCAGCGCGAGGTCGCCGTGGTGTTCGTGTCGCACCTGCTGGAGGAGGTGATGGCGCTCTGCGATGAGATCACCGTGCTGCGCGAAGGCCGCACCGCGCTGGCCGGCGCGGCGCGCGACGAGGTGGACATGACCTCGGTGGTGACCGCGATGCTCGGCCACCGGCGGGAGATCCGCCCGAAGTCCGCCCCGCCAGCCGACCCGGGGGCGAAAAGCCGGCTATTTGCCCGTAGTGCGGCCAGCGAGAGCGCGCTCGAGTTCGCGGAAGTCACCGTGCCGGGACGGCTCAGCGGCGCGAGCTTCGTGGCGGAACAGGGCGAGGTACTCGGTCTGGCCGGGTTGGTGGGTGCCGGGCACAGCGCGGTGCTGGAGGTGGTCGCCGGCCTCCGCCAGGCCACGGCCGGTAAGGTCCGGCTGCTCGGGGATGCACACGCGCCGAGGAACCTGCGAGCGGCCATCAACGCCGGCGTGGCACTGGTGTCCGGGGACCGTCAGCGGCTCGGGCTGATGTCCGACAAACCGCTGTGGGAGAACGTCGCCCAGGTCAGCTCGGTGGCGCTCGGCCGGGACGGCGCGCTGGTGCACGCCGCTGCGCTGCGCCGCAGGGCCGCCGACATGGCCGAACGGCTGCGCATCCGGGCGTCGCATGTGGACGTGCCGTGCGGGCTGCTCTCCGGCGGCAACCAGCAGAAGGTGGTGCTGGCCAAATGGCTGCAGGCGCGACCGCGGGTGATGCTGCTCGACGACCCGACCCGCGGGGTGGGCATCAGCGGCAAGGACGAGATCCACGCGCTGCTGCGCACGGTCGCCGCCGAGGGCACGATCGTGCTGCTCTGCTCGACCGATCTCGACGAGCTGGCGATGGTCTGCGACCGGGTGCTCGTCTTCCACCGGCAGACGCTGTGCGGCACGCTGCACGGCACCACCCCGCACACCATCCTGCACGCGATGAACACCGGCGCGCTGCCCGAGCGGTAG